From the genome of Rhizobium oryzihabitans:
GAGAAAGACGCCCTCGCAGTCCTACAGCCGTTCCTTGGCGATGAGCTGGCGAAGGCCATTGTTGAGTTCCGCCGGCACACGAAGAAATCCCCGCTGACCGGATATGCCGCCAAGCTACTCGTGAAGGAATACCAGATCACGGGCAATGCCGTGGCGGCCGCCGAAATGCAGATTTCTATGTCGTGGCAGGGCTTCAAGGCCAACTGGTATTTCAACGAACTCGCCAAGACTGGCCAGCGCCACCCGCACCAGCCGCCGCAACGCCGGACAGGCGACATGGCAGATTTCACCAACGACTTGATGGAGGGCTACTATGAACGCAAGCTTCCGACCATCAACCATTGAGGCGCTGAAATCCTTGTGGGTGGCGTTGCCGGTCCGCGCATCAAACGATGGGGCCGACGGCGATCCTCGCGAACGGCAAATGGCCATCCTACAGCTCTATTGCGAGGTTCTTTCCGAGTGCAGCGAGGCGGCTATCTGGAACACGGTCAATAACCTGCGCGCAGGCAAGATCGAAGATGCCAGCAAGAGCTTTTGTCCGAAGGCTCCCGAACTGGCCTCTTATGTCCGCAGTGAGCAGACACGTCTCGACGCGCTGAACCGGCCAAAGTCTATCGCGGCTCAGCCAGTGACCCGGCCTTGGACCGATTGGCGAGAGGTTCACCTGAACCGGGCATTCAAGGAAAATCGTGCGTTCATCGAGCATGTGACGCTCGATCAAGCGAAAGCTCGGTCCAGTCGGAAGAAATACCCAGCCGGTTCGACGTGGTTTTGGTCCCTTGGTCCCGTCGATACCATGCTTGGCTCAATGTATGGGCCTGCCGGTAGCGCGGAAACTGACGGTCAAATCTGGGGCGACAACAGGCAGCATGTACCTGCATCGGTGGTGATCCATGTGTGATTGCCCTCTATCCGAAACAGAGCTTCGTGTAGCCCGCTGGCTGGCGGATGGAAAAGACTGCCAGGACATCGCGCTTATCCTGGATCGCAGCAAGATGACGG
Proteins encoded in this window:
- a CDS encoding helix-turn-helix transcriptional regulator, with protein sequence MCDCPLSETELRVARWLADGKDCQDIALILDRSKMTVTRHIAAAYNKTGTHNMHGLVAFVLRKGWLE